A genomic segment from Lignipirellula cremea encodes:
- a CDS encoding FtsX-like permease family protein: MVLIKFSLRELASRPLRVALTTLSIVIAVAAVVSVSIATKTARVGQERMFAAVAGRTSLEVIAAGGSGFDFRLAAELEKLPGVQAVPVIRRYSIVYLPEDKKVRVQILGVIPERDRLVRDWELESGKIADDGTGVMLDAPFAKNLGVKLGDSLRMLTPSGLRESEVVGLLVPRSGAAVLEGGLIYMPLGLAQSRFRMRDRIDALQIVLDDGVDLEQTEQAVARQLPEGLTVRRPALQSGLADGTMLATELGLKLATAFALVIAAFIIFNTFQMAVGERRRQLGILRAIGATRGQVQMLILREGMVIGLVGSAVGSLVGLLGAHLLTIATAELLQTDMPAIQVTVFPFLLALGFGLGLTFFATYLPARRSGSLSPLEAMQAVPPGEMEGASLRTTIGGAVLVAAGVVLLFVSMIGWLPVEVAVDAVVLLLIGMVLLLPVSLGLLAGIVYNLVRPVFGVEGRIAQRQLLRHRGRTAMTIGMLFIAMATGVGMANTIFDNVGNVHQWYQQAIVGDFFVRALMPDMATGKAADMPAGLDQEIAAIPGVLKLDTISFKQVESGEELLIAVIRNFTQEKQVYFELLEGEWTSVRRQLFEGQIVVGSVYAQKHNLKMGDLLPVKTREGVKELRIAGVVNDYIAGGMTLYMQRTVAQELLGVEGVDAYIVQADHSQLKSVQSALEELCDKHGLMLQSYADLVDFIERMMNGVVAGLWALLALGSVIAAFGLVNTLTMNILEQTREFAVLRVVAMTRRQVRRTILAQAVIMGLVGLAPGVLMGVLVAYLINLSTLPTTGRDVSFLFRPWLFTACFVGAFVVVLASAFLPAERAARIKLSKALQSE; the protein is encoded by the coding sequence ATGGTGCTCATTAAATTCAGTCTGCGCGAGCTTGCCAGCCGGCCGCTGCGGGTAGCCCTGACCACGCTCAGTATTGTGATCGCCGTGGCGGCGGTCGTTTCTGTTTCGATCGCGACTAAAACCGCCAGGGTGGGGCAGGAGCGGATGTTCGCCGCGGTGGCCGGCCGCACCTCGCTGGAAGTCATCGCCGCCGGCGGCAGCGGTTTCGATTTCCGTCTGGCCGCGGAACTGGAAAAACTGCCCGGCGTGCAGGCGGTCCCCGTCATTCGTCGCTACTCGATCGTGTATCTGCCGGAAGATAAAAAGGTGCGCGTGCAGATTCTGGGCGTCATCCCGGAACGTGATCGCCTGGTGCGGGACTGGGAACTGGAGTCCGGAAAAATCGCCGATGACGGCACGGGTGTCATGCTCGATGCACCGTTCGCCAAAAACCTGGGCGTCAAGCTGGGCGACTCGCTCCGCATGCTGACGCCCAGCGGCCTGCGCGAATCGGAAGTGGTGGGGCTGCTGGTTCCCCGCTCTGGCGCCGCCGTGCTTGAAGGCGGGCTGATCTACATGCCGCTGGGGCTGGCGCAGTCCCGCTTTCGGATGCGCGATCGGATCGACGCGCTGCAAATCGTGCTGGACGACGGCGTCGACCTGGAGCAGACGGAACAGGCTGTCGCCCGGCAGTTGCCGGAAGGGCTGACCGTGCGGCGTCCGGCCCTGCAGAGCGGCCTGGCCGACGGCACCATGCTGGCGACCGAGCTGGGCCTCAAACTGGCGACTGCGTTTGCGCTGGTGATTGCGGCCTTTATCATCTTCAATACGTTTCAAATGGCGGTGGGCGAACGCCGCCGACAGCTGGGCATTTTGCGGGCGATTGGCGCCACCCGGGGGCAGGTGCAGATGCTCATCCTGCGCGAAGGGATGGTCATTGGTCTGGTCGGCTCGGCGGTGGGTTCGCTGGTCGGCCTGCTCGGCGCGCACCTGTTGACGATCGCCACGGCGGAACTCCTGCAGACCGATATGCCGGCGATCCAGGTTACCGTGTTTCCGTTCCTGCTGGCCCTGGGCTTTGGCCTCGGGCTGACCTTCTTTGCGACGTACCTGCCGGCCCGGCGGTCGGGCAGCCTGTCTCCCCTGGAAGCGATGCAGGCGGTGCCTCCGGGTGAAATGGAAGGCGCCTCTTTGCGGACCACGATCGGCGGCGCGGTGCTGGTGGCGGCGGGCGTTGTGCTGCTGTTCGTCAGTATGATCGGCTGGCTGCCGGTGGAGGTCGCGGTCGATGCGGTGGTGCTGCTGCTGATTGGCATGGTGCTGCTCCTGCCGGTCAGTCTGGGACTGCTGGCGGGGATCGTCTACAACCTGGTGCGGCCCGTGTTTGGCGTGGAAGGACGCATCGCACAGCGGCAACTGCTGCGGCATCGCGGCCGCACGGCCATGACCATTGGCATGCTGTTTATCGCCATGGCGACCGGCGTTGGCATGGCCAACACCATTTTTGATAACGTCGGCAATGTGCATCAGTGGTATCAACAGGCGATCGTCGGCGACTTTTTCGTCCGCGCCCTGATGCCCGACATGGCGACCGGCAAGGCGGCCGATATGCCGGCTGGCCTGGATCAGGAGATCGCCGCCATCCCGGGCGTTCTGAAGCTCGATACGATCAGTTTCAAACAGGTCGAGTCAGGCGAGGAACTGCTGATCGCCGTGATCCGCAACTTCACCCAGGAAAAGCAGGTCTATTTTGAGCTGCTCGAAGGCGAATGGACCAGCGTCCGTCGCCAGTTGTTCGAAGGCCAGATTGTGGTCGGCAGCGTCTACGCTCAGAAGCACAACCTGAAAATGGGGGACCTGCTGCCGGTGAAAACCCGCGAGGGCGTGAAGGAGCTGCGCATCGCCGGCGTGGTCAACGACTACATCGCCGGCGGCATGACGCTCTACATGCAAAGAACGGTCGCCCAGGAACTGCTGGGGGTGGAAGGGGTCGACGCCTACATTGTGCAGGCCGACCACAGCCAGCTGAAGTCCGTCCAGTCGGCCTTGGAAGAGCTCTGCGACAAGCACGGGCTGATGCTGCAGTCGTACGCCGATCTGGTCGACTTCATTGAACGGATGATGAATGGCGTGGTCGCCGGCCTGTGGGCGCTGCTGGCGCTGGGATCGGTGATTGCCGCGTTCGGGCTGGTCAACACGCTCACGATGAACATCCTGGAACAGACCCGCGAGTTCGCCGTATTGCGCGTCGTCGCCATGACGCGCCGCCAGGTTCGCCGGACGATTCTGGCCCAGGCGGTGATCATGGGGCTGGTCGGCCTGGCGCCGGGCGTACTGATGGGCGTGCTGGTCGCGTACCTGATCAATCTGTCGACCCTGCCGACAACAGGCCGCGATGTTTCGTTCCTGTTTCGCCCCTGGCTGTTTACCGCCTGTTTTGTCGGTGCGTTTGTGGTGGTGCTGGCGTCCGCCTTCCTGCCCGCCGAACGGGCCGCCCGGATCAAGCTGAGCAAAGCCCTGCAGAGCGAGTAG
- a CDS encoding ABC transporter ATP-binding protein, with protein sequence MQVLETRDVTKCFGAGDVRVEALRSVSLAIGPGEFVAIMGPSGSGKSTLLTLLGGVDTPTSGQILLEGTDMAALSDDARTLMRRRRIGFVFQAFNLLPTLSAVENVSLPLELDGVSASKAKERAEKALEQVEMSHRGDHIPGKLSGGEQQRVAIARALAIEPALLLADEPTGNLDSRQTKLVMSLLTRLVEERQQTIVLVTHDPSVGEAAHRLVKLRDGRVESDVRRADAPTLPGAEPAARPEH encoded by the coding sequence ATGCAGGTGCTAGAAACCCGCGACGTCACCAAGTGTTTTGGCGCGGGAGACGTCCGCGTTGAGGCGCTGCGGTCGGTCAGTCTGGCGATTGGACCAGGCGAGTTTGTCGCTATCATGGGGCCGTCTGGCTCGGGAAAAAGCACGCTGCTCACGCTGCTGGGCGGAGTGGATACTCCCACCAGCGGCCAGATCCTGCTGGAAGGGACCGACATGGCCGCCCTCAGCGACGACGCCCGCACCCTGATGCGGCGGCGACGCATCGGCTTTGTGTTCCAGGCGTTCAACCTGCTGCCGACCCTGTCGGCCGTGGAGAACGTCTCGTTGCCGCTGGAACTCGACGGCGTTTCGGCCAGCAAAGCCAAAGAGCGGGCCGAAAAGGCGCTCGAACAGGTCGAAATGTCGCACCGTGGCGACCATATTCCGGGCAAACTTTCCGGCGGGGAACAGCAAAGGGTCGCGATTGCCCGGGCCCTGGCGATCGAGCCGGCGCTGTTGCTGGCCGATGAACCGACCGGCAACCTCGACAGCCGCCAGACAAAGCTGGTGATGAGCCTGCTCACCCGACTGGTCGAGGAACGCCAGCAGACGATCGTGCTGGTGACGCATGACCCCTCGGTCGGCGAGGCCGCCCATCGCCTGGTGAAACTGCGGGACGGGCGGGTCGAAAGCGACGTGCGTCGGGCCGATGCGCCGACTCTCCCCGGCGCCGAACCTGCGGCCCGGCCGGAACATTAA
- a CDS encoding NfeD family protein, with the protein MFFFTLGYKMRHMLLASVWLVSASLASADGPPYEHPVLIRFDGDITPQRMQYLFRKLDLAEGQGADLLIVEIDSPGGYMNESLEMADRLASIRWAHTVAYVPHEAISGGAIMALGCDEIVMGPNAQIGDAGAIEIGAFVINHAPEKTRSYLAAKLRGLCEAKNRPPALGEAMCDFNLVVYRMRNQETGDLRLLSQPEIDELPDPAQWEKVSEVAESRAGSFLTLSGRRALELGLTEGVVDTRAALYQRFELTKDPRVLQPTAVDVAIPWLNWWPVTWLLIAVGLIALFVELSAPGISIGGLISGLCFALFFWSRFLGGTAGWLEVVLFVSGLAFLAIELFVLPGFGVAGVLGLGMLVASMIFAGQDFWIPNNSQEVVVTTTSVVTLLGAGATFLVAAFFISRNLGSLPVFNHLVLRPPTADEVLPAADEKESKGQVQAHGSAYQVGDWGVAISPLRPAGKIEVGDTLLDVTSEGGFIEHGAQVKIVQIRGNRIVVREV; encoded by the coding sequence ATGTTCTTCTTTACTCTAGGTTACAAAATGCGGCATATGCTGCTGGCGAGCGTCTGGCTCGTTTCGGCTTCGCTGGCGTCCGCAGACGGTCCGCCGTACGAGCATCCCGTGTTGATTCGTTTTGACGGCGATATCACTCCCCAACGCATGCAGTACCTGTTTCGGAAACTGGATCTGGCTGAGGGGCAGGGCGCCGACCTGCTGATCGTCGAGATCGATAGCCCCGGCGGCTATATGAATGAAAGCCTGGAAATGGCCGACCGCCTGGCGAGCATCCGCTGGGCGCATACGGTCGCCTATGTACCGCACGAGGCGATCTCTGGCGGGGCCATCATGGCCCTGGGCTGCGACGAAATCGTGATGGGCCCTAACGCCCAGATCGGCGACGCCGGAGCGATCGAGATTGGCGCGTTCGTCATCAACCATGCCCCGGAAAAAACCCGCAGCTACCTGGCGGCCAAACTGCGGGGGCTGTGCGAAGCTAAAAACCGCCCGCCAGCGCTCGGCGAAGCGATGTGCGATTTCAACCTGGTGGTGTACCGCATGCGCAACCAGGAAACGGGCGACTTGCGCCTGCTTTCCCAGCCCGAGATCGACGAGCTGCCGGATCCCGCTCAGTGGGAGAAAGTTTCCGAAGTCGCCGAGTCCCGCGCCGGTTCCTTTTTGACGCTTAGTGGACGCCGGGCACTGGAACTGGGGCTGACCGAAGGCGTCGTCGACACGCGGGCCGCCCTGTACCAGCGATTTGAGCTGACCAAAGACCCGCGCGTGCTGCAGCCGACGGCCGTCGACGTCGCCATCCCCTGGCTGAACTGGTGGCCCGTGACCTGGCTGCTGATCGCGGTCGGCCTGATCGCCCTGTTTGTCGAACTGAGTGCGCCCGGCATCAGCATTGGCGGCCTGATCTCGGGGCTCTGCTTTGCCCTGTTTTTCTGGTCCCGTTTTCTGGGCGGCACGGCCGGCTGGCTGGAAGTGGTGCTGTTCGTCAGCGGCCTGGCGTTTCTGGCGATCGAGCTTTTTGTCCTGCCGGGTTTTGGCGTGGCTGGCGTGCTGGGACTAGGAATGCTGGTCGCCAGCATGATTTTTGCGGGCCAGGACTTCTGGATTCCGAACAACTCGCAGGAAGTCGTGGTGACTACGACGTCGGTGGTGACACTGCTGGGAGCCGGCGCGACGTTCCTGGTCGCGGCGTTCTTCATCTCCCGCAATCTAGGGTCGCTGCCGGTGTTCAACCATCTGGTGCTGCGGCCGCCGACCGCGGACGAAGTGCTGCCCGCCGCGGATGAGAAAGAAAGCAAAGGCCAGGTCCAGGCCCACGGGTCCGCCTACCAAGTGGGCGACTGGGGCGTCGCGATCTCGCCGCTGCGACCGGCCGGCAAAATAGAAGTCGGCGACACGCTGCTCGATGTTACGAGCGAAGGCGGCTTCATCGAGCACGGCGCGCAGGTCAAGATCGTGCAGATCCGGGGAAACCGGATCGTCGTGCGAGAAGTCTAG
- a CDS encoding class I adenylate-forming enzyme family protein — MDDVSQPVTIAYRPVPLHAAVLTGLPTLTTDASADVGAAREPLASHRYLADAFLATAAARPDQAAIEMGDRRYGFADLASAAMAVARRLHQQPLFQQGDCVGLLLENGPEYIAAFYGVLLAGGVATPLPPNVESARLEKIRRNCHLTLFLSDPKTVKKRREFDPAACDTIDLASPGDGEIPRVLRDPVRSPAMILFTSGSSGDPKGVMLSDANLLANSASIIEYLSIAHDERALALLPFYHAYGASVMQTHLLAGATLLIDGSLTFPETVITALAERKATSFAGVPEAYHALLQYAPLGEHPLPDLRYLTVAGGRLDPDTAVRIASQIAPAKFFVMYGQSEASARLAYLPPNELQQRSSSIGRAIPGVELAVLASDGTPAPVGVLGELCARGPNIMLGYWDSPQESTAVLADGWLHTGDLAIIDEQGYFYIKGRKNDLVKIQGHRTHPREIEEAITACAPSWRVIVTPYQRGDTMRLAMFVAPGPGETVTVDDVRKLCLRELPRPKNPSYIEILQEIPLNGALKTDRAGLAEQALAADSFAAAKRAA, encoded by the coding sequence ATGGACGACGTCTCTCAGCCGGTTACGATCGCTTATCGCCCAGTGCCGCTGCATGCGGCCGTGCTGACAGGCCTGCCGACCTTAACGACGGATGCTTCCGCCGATGTCGGCGCTGCGCGGGAACCGCTGGCCAGTCATCGCTATCTGGCCGACGCCTTTCTGGCGACGGCCGCCGCCCGCCCTGATCAGGCAGCCATCGAAATGGGGGATCGCCGGTATGGCTTCGCCGACCTGGCAAGCGCCGCCATGGCGGTGGCCAGGCGCCTGCACCAGCAGCCCCTGTTTCAGCAAGGCGACTGCGTCGGCCTGTTGCTGGAGAACGGCCCCGAATACATCGCCGCGTTCTACGGCGTGTTGCTGGCAGGCGGTGTCGCCACGCCTTTGCCGCCCAATGTGGAGTCGGCCCGGCTGGAGAAAATCCGGCGGAACTGCCATCTCACGCTGTTCCTCAGCGACCCCAAAACAGTCAAGAAACGCCGGGAATTCGATCCCGCCGCCTGCGATACGATCGACCTCGCCAGTCCCGGGGACGGAGAAATTCCCCGTGTCCTGCGCGACCCGGTCCGCTCGCCGGCGATGATCCTGTTCACCTCGGGTTCCTCCGGTGATCCCAAGGGCGTCATGCTGAGCGACGCCAACCTGCTGGCGAATTCCGCCTCCATCATCGAATACCTGTCCATCGCCCACGACGAACGGGCCCTGGCTTTGCTGCCGTTCTATCATGCTTATGGCGCCTCGGTCATGCAGACCCATCTGCTGGCCGGCGCGACCCTGCTGATCGACGGCTCGTTGACCTTTCCGGAAACGGTCATCACGGCTTTGGCGGAGCGGAAAGCGACCAGCTTCGCCGGCGTGCCGGAAGCGTACCATGCATTACTGCAGTATGCTCCGCTGGGAGAACATCCGCTGCCCGATCTGCGTTACCTGACCGTCGCCGGCGGACGCCTGGACCCGGACACGGCCGTGCGCATTGCCAGCCAGATTGCTCCGGCGAAGTTCTTTGTGATGTACGGCCAGAGCGAGGCCTCCGCCCGCCTGGCGTATCTGCCGCCGAACGAACTGCAACAGCGGAGCAGCTCCATCGGCCGCGCCATTCCCGGGGTGGAACTGGCCGTGCTGGCCAGCGACGGAACCCCGGCGCCCGTCGGCGTGCTGGGGGAACTGTGCGCTCGGGGACCCAACATCATGCTGGGTTACTGGGATTCGCCGCAAGAGTCGACGGCCGTGCTGGCCGATGGCTGGCTGCACACAGGCGACCTGGCGATTATCGACGAGCAGGGTTATTTCTATATCAAAGGCCGGAAGAACGACCTGGTGAAAATCCAGGGACACCGCACGCACCCGCGTGAAATTGAAGAAGCGATCACGGCCTGTGCGCCGTCGTGGCGGGTGATCGTCACGCCGTACCAGCGGGGCGACACCATGCGTCTGGCCATGTTTGTGGCGCCGGGACCGGGGGAAACCGTCACGGTCGACGATGTCCGCAAGCTATGCCTGCGGGAACTGCCGCGGCCGAAGAACCCGTCGTATATCGAGATTCTCCAGGAGATCCCGCTCAACGGCGCGCTCAAAACAGATCGTGCAGGGCTGGCCGAGCAGGCGCTCGCCGCCGACAGTTTCGCCGCCGCCAAACGGGCAGCCTGA
- a CDS encoding acyl carrier protein, which translates to MKNPLVIEQELLEFVSQNADYTGEMDKTVDLIDESILDSLLVTDLALFIESSYGVTLGVGDISPGKMRSVERIAQLVCTKLEKAAKAA; encoded by the coding sequence ATGAAGAATCCTTTGGTCATTGAACAAGAGTTGCTGGAATTTGTGTCACAAAATGCCGATTACACTGGTGAGATGGATAAAACCGTTGACCTGATCGATGAGAGCATTCTCGATTCGTTGCTGGTGACCGACCTGGCGCTGTTTATCGAATCGAGCTACGGGGTGACGCTGGGCGTGGGAGATATTTCCCCCGGCAAAATGCGTTCGGTGGAACGGATCGCCCAGCTCGTCTGCACCAAACTTGAGAAAGCCGCCAAAGCAGCCTGA
- a CDS encoding 2-oxo acid dehydrogenase subunit E2, with protein MSDLKSLIEWPLESKPVPQADLPYFNLHYLYGCKTPSDPTIVWGTEIDVTGMQAFLREQNKTSRILLSPAHLLLQAVGRNLAKFPRLNSRVVGNRIYRFRETNVRTMIYNKELGEVDVVMLRNAPQLSLERIARLMWKYQRQAVKRDTQDHTDRRIQKQWWPRPLLALAVKTYFWLDSRFKLPKMRFDRLSSAPVLVNFLGFSGAPSMTMYKPSSYPDESSNLSVTMGRIEKKPVVRGGEVVVRPMAPLFIRIDHRLADAFVLAQFLSAISDSLNDPAVMESQEIKGNDPENPALQAA; from the coding sequence ATGTCGGATTTGAAATCACTGATCGAATGGCCGCTGGAATCGAAACCAGTTCCCCAGGCGGATCTCCCGTACTTCAACCTGCACTACCTTTACGGCTGCAAAACTCCCTCCGACCCGACGATTGTCTGGGGGACCGAGATCGACGTCACGGGCATGCAAGCCTTCCTGCGGGAACAGAACAAAACCAGCCGCATTCTGCTGTCGCCGGCGCACCTGTTGCTGCAGGCGGTCGGCCGCAACCTGGCGAAGTTCCCGCGGTTGAACTCCCGCGTGGTGGGGAACCGGATCTATCGTTTCCGGGAAACGAACGTCCGCACCATGATCTATAACAAAGAGCTGGGCGAAGTCGATGTGGTGATGCTGCGCAACGCTCCGCAATTAAGCCTGGAGCGGATCGCCCGGCTGATGTGGAAGTACCAGCGGCAAGCGGTCAAGCGCGATACGCAGGACCACACCGATCGCCGGATTCAGAAACAATGGTGGCCGCGGCCGTTGCTGGCGCTGGCCGTAAAAACCTACTTCTGGCTCGATAGCCGATTCAAATTGCCGAAGATGCGTTTCGACCGCCTGTCGAGCGCGCCGGTGCTGGTGAATTTTCTGGGATTCTCCGGCGCCCCTTCGATGACCATGTACAAACCTTCGAGCTATCCCGATGAAAGCTCGAACCTGAGCGTCACCATGGGCCGCATTGAGAAAAAGCCCGTGGTGCGCGGAGGCGAGGTTGTGGTGCGGCCGATGGCGCCGCTTTTTATACGCATCGATCACCGCCTGGCGGATGCGTTTGTACTTGCGCAGTTCCTTAGCGCTATCAGCGATTCTCTCAATGACCCAGCTGTCATGGAATCGCAGGAGATAAAAGGCAATGACCCAGAGAACCCTGCTCTTCAAGCCGCTTGA
- a CDS encoding thioesterase domain-containing protein, producing MTQRTLLFKPLERSRPAPGSPSDAGAANALSRRQIPWLLLAVAVAFAPTTVWGQYYGNTNIYHNNHRTTYRRPAWNQHPQSQQHVQHQVQHPSQQQNQRYAQRPDYASQSGSGHYQQPHPHSNHRPGRVLMIRGAFTVFSLGLDTLATKLRAQGLDVVVSTAATSGYNANALRDEYRRNPNVGPVVIIGHSRGGLLAPDIARSLGQQGVPVDLVVIVDNTHENLKIPANVKRAINFYQTDAVTLLEGQVAFGEGPPGQVANIEINKLPGRDQAGFIDHFNIEESDWVHGLVMEQVLQTCPRLGETPTATLPQYAGRPLPPPEPVASAPTYRPAANPRVAIRTETFQGLPVSKQPVAVEPDQLELGWTERTRTQTARTPTARTEPARPEPSRIEPGRFVASPLVPVQTEPLRPVDPRQPVRTVDPTPLRQPTRTATAPVRSATPPQSAVRSAPAASLPSRSNQKKLEPMFDYFDGVEAEDYWKK from the coding sequence ATGACCCAGAGAACCCTGCTCTTCAAGCCGCTTGAGCGGTCCCGGCCTGCGCCGGGATCTCCCAGCGACGCCGGGGCGGCCAACGCGCTTTCCCGCCGACAAATTCCCTGGCTGCTGTTAGCGGTTGCGGTCGCGTTTGCGCCGACAACCGTCTGGGGCCAGTACTATGGCAATACCAATATCTATCACAACAATCATCGCACGACGTACCGCCGGCCCGCCTGGAACCAGCACCCTCAGTCGCAACAGCATGTTCAACACCAGGTTCAGCACCCGTCGCAACAGCAGAATCAACGTTACGCGCAGCGACCGGATTATGCTTCGCAGTCCGGATCCGGCCACTATCAACAGCCGCATCCGCATTCGAACCATCGCCCTGGCCGCGTGCTGATGATTCGGGGAGCCTTTACGGTCTTCTCGCTGGGACTCGATACGCTGGCGACCAAGCTAAGGGCGCAGGGGCTGGACGTGGTCGTATCGACGGCCGCCACTTCCGGCTACAACGCCAACGCGCTGCGCGACGAATACCGCAGGAACCCGAACGTTGGTCCCGTGGTGATCATCGGCCACAGTCGCGGCGGTCTGCTGGCGCCTGATATCGCCCGCTCCCTGGGACAACAGGGCGTGCCGGTCGACCTGGTGGTGATTGTTGACAATACGCATGAGAACCTGAAGATTCCGGCCAACGTAAAACGCGCGATCAATTTTTACCAGACCGACGCGGTGACGTTGCTGGAAGGCCAGGTCGCCTTTGGCGAAGGTCCGCCCGGCCAGGTCGCCAACATTGAAATCAACAAACTGCCGGGCCGCGACCAGGCGGGCTTTATCGATCACTTCAATATCGAAGAGTCCGACTGGGTGCATGGCCTGGTGATGGAACAGGTGCTGCAGACTTGCCCGCGCCTGGGCGAAACGCCGACCGCAACGCTGCCGCAGTATGCGGGCCGTCCCCTGCCGCCGCCGGAACCCGTAGCGTCGGCGCCGACCTATCGGCCCGCCGCCAATCCCCGCGTAGCGATTCGCACGGAAACCTTTCAGGGGCTGCCCGTCAGCAAGCAGCCGGTTGCCGTGGAGCCCGATCAGCTTGAACTCGGCTGGACAGAAAGAACCCGCACTCAGACGGCTCGCACCCCGACCGCTCGCACGGAGCCCGCGCGTCCGGAACCCAGTCGAATTGAACCAGGCCGGTTCGTCGCCAGCCCGCTGGTTCCGGTCCAAACGGAGCCGCTGCGCCCCGTGGATCCCCGGCAGCCGGTTCGCACGGTCGATCCGACCCCGCTGCGCCAGCCAACGCGGACCGCCACGGCCCCCGTTCGCAGTGCGACTCCGCCACAGAGCGCCGTTCGCAGTGCGCCCGCCGCCAGTTTGCCTTCGCGCAGTAACCAAAAGAAGCTAGAACCGATGTTCGACTACTTCGACGGCGTCGAAGCAGAAGACTACTGGAAAAAGTAA
- a CDS encoding methyltransferase family protein, with the protein MFWRDLPQLTAVAAVWIYWSSVLVMVIRSHLRYKTQAGAVPHTAKEIAMWMIWVPAILLWQFVPTWANQAPPWAGEAAISFITAPVALTQTAALQPLRWMGALLAVAAFAATVHCWFFMGSNWSMAVVPSKDTGLITQGAFSRVRHPIYALSIVLMLGTLITAPSPAVAVLAAIHWTMLTLKTLSEEEFLLSSHGDSYARYMKRTGRFFPKLIVPAEAPVKAEPASPKARKSVVKRNAA; encoded by the coding sequence ATGTTTTGGCGCGACCTGCCGCAATTGACGGCCGTAGCTGCAGTCTGGATCTACTGGTCGAGCGTGCTTGTAATGGTGATTCGCAGTCATTTGCGTTACAAGACCCAGGCCGGCGCCGTGCCGCATACGGCCAAAGAAATCGCCATGTGGATGATCTGGGTCCCGGCCATTCTGCTCTGGCAGTTTGTACCGACCTGGGCCAACCAGGCTCCGCCCTGGGCCGGCGAAGCAGCCATCTCCTTCATCACCGCGCCGGTCGCCCTGACGCAGACCGCCGCCCTGCAGCCGCTGCGCTGGATGGGAGCCCTGCTGGCGGTCGCCGCGTTTGCCGCGACCGTCCATTGCTGGTTCTTCATGGGCAGCAACTGGAGCATGGCGGTCGTCCCGTCGAAAGACACCGGCCTGATTACCCAGGGCGCCTTCTCCCGGGTGCGCCACCCGATTTACGCGCTGAGCATTGTGCTGATGCTGGGCACGCTGATCACGGCGCCGTCGCCCGCGGTGGCGGTGCTGGCCGCGATCCACTGGACCATGCTGACGCTGAAAACGCTGAGCGAAGAAGAGTTCCTGCTGTCGAGCCACGGCGACTCGTACGCCCGTTACATGAAACGGACGGGACGCTTCTTCCCCAAACTGATCGTGCCGGCCGAAGCCCCGGTCAAGGCCGAACCGGCCAGCCCCAAAGCGCGCAAGTCGGTCGTCAAGCGCAACGCCGCCTGA
- a CDS encoding acyl-CoA thioesterase, with amino-acid sequence MPFPFETLRRVEFRDTDAAGIMHFSVYFTFMEEAEHEMLRSVGLSVYMEHEGAALSWPRVSVNCDYSKAVKFEDEIRIEAGLERIGNRSATYLFRFSRGEEVVATGRITSVCCRLEHDQPPRSQPIPAAIAARLAPLVMSE; translated from the coding sequence ATGCCTTTCCCTTTTGAGACCCTTCGCCGCGTGGAGTTCCGGGATACCGACGCCGCCGGCATCATGCACTTTTCGGTGTACTTCACCTTTATGGAAGAGGCCGAGCACGAAATGCTGCGTTCGGTCGGTCTAAGCGTGTACATGGAACACGAAGGGGCCGCCCTTAGCTGGCCAAGGGTGTCCGTCAATTGCGACTACAGCAAGGCGGTCAAGTTTGAAGACGAGATCCGGATCGAAGCTGGCCTGGAGCGGATCGGGAACCGCAGCGCCACCTATCTGTTCCGATTCTCCCGGGGCGAAGAGGTGGTAGCCACAGGACGCATCACGAGCGTCTGCTGCCGACTGGAACACGATCAGCCGCCCCGCTCCCAGCCCATTCCGGCCGCCATCGCCGCACGTTTGGCGCCGCTGGTGATGAGCGAGTAG